The Bradyrhizobium ottawaense genome window below encodes:
- a CDS encoding RbsD/FucU family protein, whose protein sequence is MLKSIDPILTPDLLWLLASMGHGDDLVVVDANHPATHIARSTSSQRLIQLPGMTMETAVRAIMTLYPLDDFDPDPVRVMAPVDDPDRVPDVQRAVLAEIERAVGRAVAPGKLSRPDFYRAAAAGFGVVQVGDSRGYGCFLIRKGVIG, encoded by the coding sequence ATGCTGAAATCGATCGATCCGATCCTGACGCCCGACCTGCTCTGGCTGCTGGCCTCCATGGGCCACGGCGACGATCTCGTGGTCGTCGACGCCAACCACCCGGCCACGCACATCGCCCGCAGCACCTCGTCGCAGCGCCTGATCCAGCTGCCGGGCATGACGATGGAGACGGCCGTCCGAGCCATCATGACGCTCTATCCGCTCGACGATTTCGATCCCGACCCGGTGCGCGTGATGGCGCCGGTCGACGATCCCGACCGCGTGCCCGACGTGCAGCGCGCCGTGCTGGCCGAGATCGAGCGTGCGGTCGGACGCGCCGTTGCTCCCGGCAAGCTCTCGCGTCCGGATTTTTACCGCGCGGCGGCGGCGGGGTTTGGTGTCGTGCAGGTGGGGGACAGCAGGGGTTACGGCTGCTTCCTGATCAGGAAGGGCGTGATCGGCTAG
- the dgcA gene encoding N-acetyl-D-Glu racemase DgcA: MTSMKFAALAARIERFPIAGSFTISRGAKTEAVTIVAEVTRDGLTGRGECVPYPRYGETPEATLAAIQAMQQAVADGLTRQALQAAMAPGAARNALDCALIDLEAKAAGLRAWNLLDRPVPGERTTAYTISLGTPEAMAAATAKAAHRPLLKIKLGGDGDPERIAAVRKAAPESELIVDANEAWTEANLAHNLAACDAAGVTLVEQPLPAGRDEALARIKRPLAVCADESVHDRSSLVPLRDRYDAVNIKLDKTGGLTEALAMADAAQALGFEIMIGCMVATSLSMAPAMLVTPQARFVDLDGPLLLARDRDHGLRYDDSLVYPPDVSLWG, translated from the coding sequence ATGACTTCCATGAAATTTGCTGCCCTGGCGGCGCGAATCGAGCGCTTCCCGATCGCGGGCAGCTTTACCATCAGCCGGGGCGCCAAGACCGAGGCCGTGACTATCGTAGCGGAGGTAACCCGGGACGGGCTGACCGGCCGCGGCGAGTGCGTGCCCTATCCCCGCTATGGCGAGACGCCCGAGGCGACGCTGGCGGCCATCCAGGCCATGCAGCAGGCCGTCGCGGACGGGCTGACGCGGCAAGCCCTGCAGGCCGCCATGGCGCCCGGTGCGGCCCGCAATGCCCTGGACTGCGCCCTGATCGACCTGGAGGCCAAGGCGGCGGGCCTGCGGGCCTGGAACCTGCTCGACCGGCCGGTGCCGGGCGAGCGCACCACGGCGTACACGATCTCGTTAGGGACCCCCGAGGCCATGGCGGCCGCCACCGCCAAGGCGGCGCACCGGCCGCTGCTCAAGATCAAGCTCGGCGGCGACGGCGATCCCGAGCGGATCGCCGCGGTGCGCAAGGCCGCTCCCGAATCCGAGCTGATCGTCGATGCCAACGAGGCCTGGACCGAGGCCAATCTGGCGCACAATCTCGCCGCCTGCGATGCCGCCGGCGTCACCCTGGTGGAGCAGCCGCTGCCGGCCGGCCGGGACGAAGCGCTGGCACGGATCAAGCGCCCGCTCGCGGTCTGCGCCGACGAGAGCGTGCATGACCGCTCCTCGCTGGTCCCCTTGCGCGACCGCTACGACGCCGTGAACATCAAGCTCGACAAGACCGGCGGCCTCACCGAGGCCCTCGCGATGGCGGACGCCGCGCAGGCGCTCGGCTTCGAGATCATGATCGGCTGCATGGTCGCAACCTCGCTGTCGATGGCCCCCGCGATGCTGGTGACGCCACAGGCGCGCTTCGTCGATCTCGACGGCCCCTTGCTGCTGGCGCGCGACCGCGATCACGGCCTGCGTTACGATGACAGCCTCGTCTATCCGCCGGACGTTTCGCTCTGGGGCTGA
- a CDS encoding glyoxalase, translating into MPESPRVGAFAIVPSNDLPAAIPFWERLGFARIGGDAGYVIMSGWGCEVHLTQAGDGPWRVPEHNPFGIFIRTPEVEAIAARVDDLIIRPGGVLRHREWGMYEVGINGPDGLLVRVGWPSELMRQSG; encoded by the coding sequence ATGCCTGAGAGCCCGCGCGTCGGCGCCTTTGCGATCGTTCCCAGCAACGATCTTCCCGCCGCAATTCCGTTCTGGGAACGGCTCGGCTTTGCGCGCATCGGCGGCGATGCCGGCTATGTCATCATGAGCGGCTGGGGATGCGAGGTGCATCTCACGCAAGCCGGCGATGGCCCGTGGCGCGTGCCGGAGCACAATCCCTTTGGCATTTTCATTCGCACGCCCGAGGTCGAGGCCATTGCTGCGCGCGTGGACGATCTCATCATCCGGCCCGGCGGCGTGCTGCGCCACCGCGAATGGGGCATGTATGAAGTCGGCATCAACGGCCCCGACGGCCTTCTCGTCCGGGTTGGCTGGCCGTCGGAGCTGATGCGCCAATCCGGCTAG
- a CDS encoding MlaD family protein, with protein METRANYVLIGSFTLAVIAAAIGFVLWFQSLHTTKQRSPLRVVFEGPAAGLRNGGSVNFNGIRVGEVVSVKLDNPRRVVALAMIENNAPIRKDTLVGLEFQGLTGVAAISLKGGDEAAAPPPLDQDGIPTLTADPNKLQDVTEAIRGTLQNINKIVADNQESVKNSLKNLETFTNSLARNSEKIDGVMAKVDGVMLKADNLMLGLNTLAGGKDGGELFQAVKSIRELADDFDKRSGALMSDGRRTLGDISRAVNNFDRNPTRVLFGASNSSAPPPPPPEPPRPAAPERRR; from the coding sequence ATGGAAACGCGGGCAAACTACGTCTTGATCGGGTCGTTCACGCTGGCGGTAATCGCCGCGGCGATCGGCTTCGTGCTCTGGTTCCAGTCGCTGCACACCACCAAGCAGCGCAGCCCGCTGCGCGTCGTGTTCGAGGGCCCGGCGGCGGGCCTGCGCAACGGCGGCAGTGTCAATTTCAACGGTATCCGGGTAGGCGAGGTGGTCTCGGTGAAGCTCGACAACCCGCGGCGGGTTGTCGCACTCGCCATGATCGAGAACAACGCCCCGATCCGCAAGGACACCCTGGTCGGCCTCGAATTCCAAGGGCTCACGGGCGTTGCGGCGATCTCGCTCAAGGGCGGAGACGAAGCCGCGGCCCCGCCGCCGCTCGACCAGGACGGCATCCCGACGCTGACGGCCGACCCCAACAAGCTCCAGGACGTCACCGAGGCGATCCGCGGCACGCTGCAGAACATCAACAAGATCGTCGCCGACAATCAGGAATCGGTGAAGAACTCGCTGAAGAATCTGGAGACCTTCACCAACTCGCTCGCGCGCAATTCCGAGAAGATCGACGGCGTCATGGCCAAGGTCGACGGCGTCATGCTCAAGGCCGACAACCTCATGCTCGGCCTCAACACGCTCGCCGGCGGCAAGGACGGCGGCGAGCTGTTCCAGGCGGTGAAGTCGATCCGCGAGCTGGCCGACGATTTCGACAAGCGCTCCGGCGCGTTGATGAGCGACGGCCGCCGCACCCTCGGCGACATCAGCCGCGCCGTGAACAATTTCGACCGCAACCCCACCCGCGTGCTGTTCGGCGCCAGCAACAGCAGCGCCCCACCGCCTCCGCCGCCCGAGCCGCCGAGGCCGGCCGCGCCGGAGCGCAGGCGGTAG
- the mctP gene encoding monocarboxylate uptake permease MctP → MLTNVDSAAFAVFLALFVLVTGMGFVASRWRKPETLAHLDEWGLGGRKFGTWITWFLVGGDFYTAYTVIAVPALVYAVGAYGFFALPYTIIVYPFVFAVMPVLWKVAKERGYVTAGDVVRGAYGSRGLELAVAATGVLATMPYIALQLIGMEVAIKALGLHGEVPLVLAFLVLALYTYSSGLRAPALIAFVKDIMIYIVVIAAIAIVPSKLGGYGAIFTAADAAFAKKGAGGILLSPAQIVPYASLALGSALAAFMYPHTLTGIFASSGGNTIRKNAMLLPAYTLLLGLLALLGYMGHAAGLKLASNNDVVPELFKMLFPSWFAGFAFAAIAIGALVPAAVMSIGAANLFTRNFWKVWVDPKVTPAGEAKVAKITSMLVKVGALLAILLMPTQFALDLQLLGGLWILQTLPALVFGLYLNWFSSTALLAGWAVGLAGGSWLAWSDGLKPLHSIDLGAGPVAIYTGLLALALNIVVAVAVNLVLKRTPQERLSREAA, encoded by the coding sequence GTGCTGACTAATGTCGATAGCGCGGCATTCGCCGTATTCCTCGCACTGTTCGTCCTCGTCACCGGCATGGGCTTCGTCGCCTCGCGCTGGCGCAAGCCGGAGACGCTCGCCCATCTCGACGAGTGGGGCCTCGGCGGGCGCAAGTTCGGGACCTGGATCACCTGGTTCCTGGTCGGCGGCGACTTCTACACCGCCTACACCGTGATCGCCGTTCCCGCGCTGGTCTACGCGGTCGGCGCCTACGGCTTCTTCGCGCTTCCCTACACCATCATCGTCTATCCCTTCGTGTTCGCGGTGATGCCGGTGCTGTGGAAGGTCGCCAAGGAGCGCGGCTACGTCACAGCCGGCGACGTGGTGCGCGGCGCCTACGGATCGCGCGGGCTCGAGCTTGCCGTTGCAGCCACCGGCGTGCTGGCGACGATGCCCTACATCGCGCTCCAGCTCATCGGCATGGAGGTGGCGATCAAGGCGCTGGGCCTGCACGGCGAGGTGCCGCTCGTTCTCGCCTTCCTGGTGCTGGCGCTCTACACCTATTCGTCGGGCCTGCGCGCGCCGGCGCTGATCGCCTTCGTCAAGGATATCATGATCTACATCGTGGTGATCGCCGCGATCGCGATCGTGCCGTCCAAGCTCGGCGGCTACGGTGCGATCTTCACCGCGGCGGATGCGGCCTTCGCCAAGAAGGGTGCGGGCGGCATCCTGCTGTCGCCGGCGCAGATCGTGCCCTATGCCTCGCTGGCGCTGGGCTCGGCGCTCGCCGCCTTCATGTACCCGCACACGCTGACCGGCATCTTCGCGTCGTCCGGCGGCAACACGATCCGCAAGAATGCGATGCTGTTGCCGGCCTACACGCTGCTGCTCGGCCTGCTCGCGCTGCTGGGCTACATGGGCCATGCTGCGGGCCTCAAGCTCGCCAGCAACAACGACGTCGTGCCCGAGCTGTTCAAGATGCTGTTCCCGAGCTGGTTCGCGGGCTTTGCCTTCGCCGCGATTGCGATCGGCGCACTGGTGCCGGCCGCGGTCATGAGCATCGGCGCGGCCAATCTGTTCACCCGCAACTTCTGGAAGGTGTGGGTCGATCCGAAGGTGACGCCGGCAGGTGAGGCGAAGGTCGCCAAGATCACCTCCATGCTGGTGAAGGTCGGCGCGCTGCTCGCCATCCTCCTGATGCCGACGCAGTTCGCGCTCGACCTGCAGCTGCTCGGAGGCCTCTGGATCCTGCAGACGCTGCCGGCGCTGGTGTTCGGTCTCTATCTGAACTGGTTCTCGAGCACGGCGCTGCTGGCCGGCTGGGCGGTCGGCCTTGCAGGCGGATCCTGGCTGGCATGGTCGGACGGCTTGAAGCCGCTGCACAGCATTGACCTCGGTGCTGGCCCGGTTGCGATCTACACCGGTCTGCTGGCGCTCGCGCTCAACATCGTGGTGGCCGTCGCGGTCAATTTGGTGCTCAAGCGCACGCCGCAGGAGCGGCTCTCCCGCGAGGCGGCCTGA
- a CDS encoding ABC transporter ATP-binding protein, with protein MAPEIQNPIIRVRDITVQFGSTRVLDGLNLDVKRGEILGFVGPSGAGKSVLTRTIIGLVPKVAGSIEVFGVDLDSSNTSQRRNVERRWGVLFQQGALFSSLTVRQNIQFPMREYLRVSQRLMDEITMAKLTMVGLKPEVAERFPSELSGGMIKRVALARALSLDPDLVFLDEPTSGLDPIGAGDFDELVRTLQRTLGLTVFMVTHDLDSLYTACDRIAVLGNGKIIAAGSIADMQASQHPWLRQYFHGKRARAVMG; from the coding sequence ATGGCTCCCGAGATCCAAAATCCGATCATCCGCGTGCGCGACATCACCGTGCAGTTCGGCTCCACGCGCGTGCTCGACGGCCTCAACCTCGACGTCAAGCGCGGCGAGATCTTGGGCTTCGTCGGTCCTTCCGGCGCGGGCAAGTCGGTGCTGACGCGCACCATCATCGGTCTCGTGCCGAAGGTCGCGGGCTCCATCGAGGTGTTCGGCGTCGACCTGGATTCCTCCAACACGTCGCAGCGCCGCAACGTGGAGCGGCGCTGGGGCGTCTTGTTTCAGCAGGGGGCGCTGTTCTCCTCGCTGACCGTGCGGCAGAACATCCAGTTTCCGATGCGCGAATATCTTCGGGTCTCGCAGCGGCTGATGGACGAGATCACCATGGCCAAGCTCACCATGGTCGGCCTCAAGCCCGAGGTTGCCGAGCGCTTCCCGTCCGAGCTCTCCGGCGGCATGATCAAGCGCGTCGCGCTGGCGCGCGCGCTGTCGCTCGATCCGGACCTCGTCTTCCTGGACGAGCCGACCTCGGGCCTCGATCCGATCGGCGCTGGCGACTTCGACGAGCTGGTCAGGACGCTCCAGCGCACTTTGGGGCTCACCGTTTTCATGGTAACCCACGACCTCGACAGCCTTTACACAGCGTGTGACCGCATCGCCGTTTTAGGGAACGGTAAGATCATAGCGGCAGGGTCGATCGCCGACATGCAGGCCTCGCAGCATCCCTGGCTGAGGCAATATTTCCATGGCAAGCGCGCCCGCGCGGTCATGGGTTGA
- a CDS encoding DUF3311 domain-containing protein: protein MVRLLLLLPFIGLMIVPFYNIGEPHLFGFPFFYWYQLAWVPLTSLLTYIVYRSARRAD from the coding sequence GTGGTACGCCTGTTGCTGTTGTTGCCGTTCATCGGCCTGATGATCGTGCCGTTCTACAATATCGGGGAGCCGCATCTGTTCGGCTTTCCCTTCTTCTACTGGTATCAGCTCGCCTGGGTGCCGCTGACCTCGCTCCTCACCTACATCGTTTACAGGAGCGCGCGCCGTGCTGACTAA
- a CDS encoding MFS transporter, producing MAPESQIPTPASAKRRFAVSLALFYSAVFAVSGTHLPFFPVWLKAIGIDAAWIGLINALPAITRFTTLPQVTSFAEKRHAIRAGMMVSVLATAIGFTAVGLQQQPLALFLIYALTCMMWTPTMPLTDAYALRGVARYGLDYGPLRLWGSAAFAAGSLACGYLVDHIAARDLIWVIVAWAVVAVAAGLLLQPLDDVRRKTTERHAGKALLRDAGFWAVIVSAALIQGSHVAYYTFSAINWQLHGISGLTIAGLWTLGVIAEIVVFALSPRFSLHPSTMIAIGGLSAVLRWIVTANEPPLALLAIVQLGHGLSFGMTIVGTMNLLVQRVPSHQIARGQGYYAACNGLLGAATSIASGAIYARIGDGLYYVMAAMAAAGALLIWSARHRLKPQPQSETSGG from the coding sequence ATGGCACCCGAATCACAAATCCCCACGCCAGCATCGGCGAAACGGCGATTCGCCGTCAGCCTCGCCCTGTTCTATTCGGCCGTCTTCGCGGTCTCGGGCACGCATCTGCCGTTCTTTCCGGTGTGGCTGAAGGCGATCGGCATCGACGCGGCCTGGATAGGCCTCATCAACGCGCTGCCGGCGATCACGCGCTTCACCACGCTGCCGCAAGTGACGTCCTTCGCCGAAAAGCGACATGCCATTCGCGCCGGCATGATGGTGTCGGTGCTGGCGACCGCGATCGGTTTTACGGCGGTCGGCCTGCAGCAGCAGCCGCTGGCGCTGTTCCTGATCTACGCGCTGACCTGCATGATGTGGACGCCGACGATGCCGCTGACCGATGCCTATGCGTTGCGCGGCGTCGCTCGTTACGGGCTCGATTACGGACCCTTGCGGCTGTGGGGCTCGGCGGCCTTCGCCGCCGGCTCGCTCGCCTGCGGCTATCTCGTAGACCACATCGCCGCGCGCGACCTGATCTGGGTCATCGTCGCATGGGCCGTCGTTGCGGTCGCCGCCGGCCTGCTGCTTCAGCCGCTGGACGATGTCAGGCGCAAAACCACGGAGAGGCATGCCGGCAAGGCGCTGCTGCGCGATGCCGGCTTCTGGGCCGTCATCGTCTCGGCCGCGCTGATTCAGGGCAGCCACGTCGCCTACTACACCTTCTCCGCCATCAACTGGCAGCTCCATGGGATCAGTGGGCTGACGATCGCGGGCCTGTGGACGTTGGGCGTGATCGCGGAGATCGTGGTGTTCGCGCTGTCGCCGCGCTTCTCGCTGCATCCGTCCACCATGATCGCGATCGGGGGTCTCAGCGCCGTGCTGCGCTGGATCGTCACTGCCAATGAGCCGCCGCTCGCGCTGTTGGCGATCGTCCAGCTCGGCCACGGCCTCAGCTTCGGCATGACCATCGTCGGCACGATGAATCTCCTGGTGCAGCGCGTGCCCTCGCATCAGATCGCGCGGGGGCAGGGCTATTACGCCGCGTGCAACGGACTGCTCGGCGCCGCGACATCGATCGCGTCAGGTGCGATCTACGCCCGCATCGGCGATGGATTGTACTACGTGATGGCTGCGATGGCGGCGGCCGGCGCGCTTCTGATCTGGTCGGCGCGGCACCGGCTCAAGCCTCAGCCCCAGAGCGAAACGTCCGGCGGATAG
- a CDS encoding MlaE family ABC transporter permease, producing the protein MNSDPKLERIAKGNALALCATGTWTASFAPVLERMVADAEKLAGGQQSIFIDVSEVAKLDTFGAWLIERLRRSLTQGAVEAQIAGLSANYSSLVDEVRRVRATAVVDGGTVTITGMLEQIGRAVAGVGGTVAGLVDMLGAVLAAGFRVLIHPRSFRLTSTVHHMEQVCWRAVPIIVLITFLIGCIIAQQGIFHFRRFGADIFVVDMLGVLVLREIGVLLVAIMVAGRSGSAYTAELGSMKMREEIDALRTMGFDPIEVLVLPRMMALVLALPILAFLGAMAALYGGGLVAWLYGGVEPEAFLLRLRDAISIDHFIVGIVKAPVMAAVIGIVACVEGLAVQGSAESLGQHTTASVVKGIFFVIVMDGVFAIFFASIGM; encoded by the coding sequence TTGAATAGCGATCCGAAGCTGGAACGGATTGCCAAGGGCAACGCGCTGGCACTCTGCGCCACCGGGACGTGGACGGCCAGCTTCGCGCCGGTCCTGGAGCGGATGGTGGCCGACGCCGAGAAGCTCGCCGGCGGCCAGCAAAGCATCTTCATCGACGTCTCCGAAGTCGCCAAGCTCGACACGTTCGGCGCCTGGCTGATCGAGCGGCTGCGCCGCAGCCTGACCCAAGGCGCCGTCGAGGCGCAGATCGCGGGTCTCTCGGCCAATTATTCCAGCCTCGTGGACGAGGTGCGGCGGGTCAGGGCGACGGCCGTGGTCGACGGCGGCACCGTGACCATCACCGGCATGCTGGAGCAGATCGGCCGGGCCGTGGCCGGCGTGGGCGGCACGGTCGCGGGTCTCGTCGACATGCTCGGCGCCGTGCTCGCGGCAGGATTTCGCGTCCTGATCCATCCGCGCTCGTTTCGCCTGACCTCGACCGTGCATCACATGGAGCAGGTCTGCTGGCGCGCGGTGCCGATCATCGTGCTGATCACCTTCCTGATCGGCTGCATCATCGCCCAACAGGGCATCTTTCATTTCCGCCGCTTCGGCGCCGACATCTTCGTGGTCGACATGCTGGGCGTGTTGGTGCTGCGCGAGATCGGCGTGCTGCTGGTCGCGATCATGGTCGCGGGCCGCTCGGGCAGCGCCTACACCGCCGAACTCGGCTCGATGAAGATGCGCGAGGAGATCGACGCGTTGCGCACCATGGGCTTCGACCCGATCGAGGTGCTGGTGCTGCCGCGCATGATGGCGCTGGTGCTGGCGTTGCCGATCCTGGCCTTCCTCGGCGCGATGGCCGCGCTCTATGGCGGCGGTCTCGTCGCCTGGCTCTATGGCGGGGTCGAGCCCGAGGCCTTCCTGCTTCGTTTGCGCGACGCCATCTCGATCGACCATTTCATCGTCGGCATCGTCAAGGCGCCGGTCATGGCGGCCGTGATCGGCATCGTCGCCTGTGTCGAGGGCCTCGCCGTGCAGGGCAGCGCGGAATCGCTGGGCCAGCACACCACGGCCTCGGTGGTGAAGGGCATCTTCTTCGTCATCGTCATGGATGGCGTGTTCGCCATCTTCTTCGCCTCGATCGGGATGTGA
- a CDS encoding caspase family protein, with the protein MFRLKPFLMTASLVGSLFGFACGPVSAQVAPVEPAPTALQGPEQRVALVIGNSNYKNAPQLANPDNDAESMAKFLNSAGFEVVAATDLTQNDMLRVVQDFSAKVSARGPNTVAMVYYAGHGVQLAGENYLVPVDAKVSSQTELVNNSVRLVDVMSTLETIPSRMRIVILDACRNNPFPDVNDAGRGLAIVDAPNGSIVGYSTAPGAEALDGTGGHSPYTQAFLNVAREPNVPIEQLFKRVRLQVNQSTSGAQIPWESSSLTSDFTFFGDTAVAANRAPVRAPVVQMASNLPSRSTRQAYDYVVSEGRPEYYQEFIQMYPHDPLCDHVRWLLNNILLSQAWHKAVLVNSPVAYKSFYDSYGNSPYAQMALKLQTQPKQIPLMQATKFLAPQNIAPTFKIGNLGQPKYMPLQQGNGNQINGNLPIVQKPVDGNVIGKLGNGGQIGNLPSSNNQPNGTPSQTPGKIVTLPAPTNTTTSNGGIGKIVTLPATNNKPDAGNGTPGKIVSVPVNVGKGGPKIETKPVNVQTQNNPIRVNNGNTGIVKSNNNPVNKVQVQNNNRPQFNATNRNVNNGGNNFRQSMNQAPSMGGGNNHRGFMR; encoded by the coding sequence ATGTTCCGCCTAAAGCCTTTCCTGATGACAGCCAGCCTTGTGGGAAGCCTGTTCGGCTTCGCCTGCGGCCCCGTTTCCGCGCAAGTTGCCCCGGTCGAGCCGGCCCCCACCGCGCTGCAGGGCCCGGAGCAGCGGGTGGCGCTGGTGATCGGGAATTCGAACTATAAGAACGCGCCGCAACTCGCCAATCCCGACAATGACGCCGAGTCGATGGCGAAGTTCCTGAACTCGGCGGGGTTCGAGGTGGTTGCCGCGACCGACCTGACCCAGAACGACATGCTCCGTGTGGTCCAGGACTTCTCCGCCAAAGTGTCCGCGCGCGGTCCGAACACGGTGGCGATGGTCTATTACGCCGGTCACGGCGTGCAACTCGCCGGCGAGAACTATCTCGTTCCCGTCGACGCCAAGGTGTCGAGCCAGACCGAGCTCGTCAATAATTCGGTGCGGCTGGTCGACGTGATGTCGACGCTGGAGACGATCCCGAGCCGCATGCGCATCGTCATCCTCGATGCCTGCCGCAACAACCCGTTCCCTGATGTCAATGACGCCGGCCGCGGCCTCGCCATCGTCGATGCGCCGAACGGCTCGATCGTCGGTTACTCGACCGCGCCGGGCGCCGAAGCGCTCGACGGCACCGGCGGTCACAGCCCCTACACGCAGGCGTTCCTGAACGTCGCGCGCGAACCCAACGTGCCGATCGAGCAGTTGTTCAAGCGCGTCCGCCTGCAGGTGAACCAGTCCACCAGCGGCGCGCAGATCCCGTGGGAGAGCTCCTCGCTGACCTCGGACTTCACCTTCTTCGGCGACACCGCGGTTGCCGCCAACCGCGCGCCCGTCAGGGCGCCGGTGGTGCAGATGGCCTCCAACCTGCCGAGCCGCTCGACGCGTCAGGCCTATGACTACGTCGTGTCCGAGGGCCGGCCGGAATATTATCAGGAGTTCATCCAGATGTACCCGCACGACCCGCTGTGCGACCACGTCCGTTGGCTGCTCAACAACATCCTGCTCTCGCAGGCCTGGCACAAGGCGGTGCTGGTGAATTCGCCGGTTGCCTACAAGAGCTTCTACGACAGCTACGGCAACAGCCCTTATGCGCAAATGGCGCTGAAGCTGCAGACGCAGCCGAAGCAGATCCCCTTGATGCAGGCGACCAAGTTCCTGGCTCCGCAGAACATTGCTCCGACCTTCAAGATCGGCAATCTCGGCCAGCCCAAATACATGCCGCTGCAGCAGGGTAATGGCAACCAGATCAACGGCAATCTGCCGATCGTGCAGAAGCCGGTCGACGGTAACGTGATCGGCAAGCTCGGCAATGGCGGCCAGATCGGCAATCTGCCCTCAAGCAACAACCAGCCGAACGGCACGCCGTCGCAGACCCCGGGCAAGATCGTCACCCTGCCTGCGCCGACCAACACGACCACCAGCAATGGCGGCATCGGCAAGATCGTGACCCTGCCCGCGACCAACAACAAGCCGGACGCCGGCAACGGCACCCCCGGCAAGATCGTCAGCGTGCCGGTGAATGTCGGCAAGGGCGGCCCGAAGATCGAGACGAAGCCGGTCAACGTCCAGACGCAGAACAACCCGATCCGCGTCAACAACGGTAACACCGGCATCGTGAAGTCCAACAACAACCCGGTGAACAAGGTGCAGGTCCAGAACAACAACCGTCCGCAGTTCAACGCCACGAACCGCAACGTCAACAACGGCGGCAACAACTTCCGCCAGTCGATGAACCAGGCCCCGAGCATGGGCGGCGGCAATAACCACCGCGGCTTCATGCGCTGA
- a CDS encoding threonine/serine dehydratase, which produces MTEQLLPIGPADIDAAARVIAPYAIRTPLLSFPVLNERVGAKVFLKPEMLQRTGSFKFRGAFNKVFSIPQDKRAGGVVAFSSGNHAQGVAAAAKILDMQATIVMPADAPLSKRERTKSYGAEVVLYDRDKDDREAISRGIAEKRGATLVRPYDDPFVIAGQGTAGREIAEDMATLGLSPDIVVAPASGGGLIAGVATAVKARYPLAEIVVAEPEAFDDHGISLSAGHREPHPPAGRTICDALMALIPGEMTFAINSKLLARGVTASDKEVGAAVAFAYRELKLVVEPGGAVGLAALLAGRLDVAGKNVVIVLSGGNVDADLFAELVA; this is translated from the coding sequence ATGACCGAACAGCTCCTCCCGATCGGCCCTGCCGATATCGACGCCGCAGCGCGCGTGATCGCGCCCTACGCCATCCGCACCCCGCTGTTGTCCTTTCCCGTGCTCAACGAGCGCGTCGGCGCCAAGGTCTTCCTGAAGCCGGAGATGCTCCAGCGCACCGGCTCGTTCAAGTTTCGCGGCGCCTTCAACAAGGTGTTCTCGATCCCGCAGGACAAGCGCGCCGGCGGTGTCGTCGCGTTCTCCTCCGGCAACCACGCCCAGGGTGTGGCGGCGGCGGCAAAGATTCTCGACATGCAGGCGACCATCGTGATGCCGGCGGATGCGCCTCTGTCGAAGCGCGAGCGCACAAAATCCTACGGCGCCGAGGTCGTGCTCTATGATCGCGACAAGGACGACCGTGAGGCAATCTCGCGCGGCATCGCCGAGAAGCGCGGCGCGACGCTGGTCAGGCCTTACGACGATCCGTTCGTGATCGCAGGGCAGGGCACCGCCGGCCGCGAGATCGCGGAGGACATGGCAACGCTCGGTCTCAGCCCCGACATCGTGGTGGCGCCGGCGTCCGGCGGCGGCCTGATCGCGGGCGTCGCAACCGCCGTGAAGGCGCGCTATCCGCTAGCCGAAATCGTGGTGGCCGAGCCCGAAGCGTTCGACGATCACGGCATTTCGCTGAGCGCAGGCCATCGCGAGCCGCATCCGCCGGCGGGCCGCACCATCTGCGATGCGCTGATGGCGCTGATCCCCGGCGAGATGACCTTCGCGATCAATAGCAAGCTGCTGGCGCGCGGCGTCACCGCGTCGGACAAGGAAGTCGGCGCCGCCGTTGCCTTCGCCTATCGCGAGCTGAAGCTCGTGGTCGAGCCGGGCGGCGCGGTGGGGCTCGCAGCGCTGCTTGCGGGGCGTCTCGATGTGGCCGGCAAGAACGTCGTGATCGTGCTCTCCGGCGGCAATGTCGATGCGGATTTGTTTGCGGAGTTGGTCGCCTAG